In Schaalia sp. JY-X169, the following are encoded in one genomic region:
- the dnaJ gene encoding molecular chaperone DnaJ, which translates to MKDYYELLGVSRTATTEEIRRAYRKKARELHPDYAGPESEEDFKMVSMAYEVLSDPQKRQRYDLGGGPGMGNGSAGYGGFEGTFQDIFETMFGGAGAFGGASSFGGQPQRGRPGQDILVAIEISLKDVVFGTTKEVMVDSAMVCATCNGTAAAPGTSPVTCSDCGGSGSVTRLQNTLLGQMRVAVPCSRCQGQGQTIATPCPECHGEGRVQASRTVSVEIPAGVETGTRIRLRGEGQAGTKGAQAGDLYVEIREVPDPMFSRLGFDLNTSITVPMTTAALGTVFTLQTLDGERQVEIPAGTQPGQKVTLKGLGIKRLRGSGRGDLHVHVEVEVPGKLDAESRSLLEQLAALRGESRVEPVGSRSGGFFDKLRGKR; encoded by the coding sequence GTGAAGGACTATTACGAGCTGCTGGGGGTTAGTCGCACTGCGACAACCGAGGAGATTCGCCGCGCATACCGCAAGAAGGCCCGTGAGCTGCACCCTGACTATGCAGGACCCGAGTCAGAGGAAGACTTCAAGATGGTCTCCATGGCGTATGAGGTGCTATCCGATCCTCAGAAGCGTCAGCGCTATGACCTGGGTGGCGGGCCCGGAATGGGGAACGGCTCTGCAGGATACGGCGGGTTCGAGGGCACGTTCCAAGACATCTTCGAGACGATGTTCGGTGGGGCGGGAGCCTTCGGTGGCGCGAGCTCTTTCGGCGGACAGCCGCAACGGGGACGCCCCGGCCAAGACATCCTGGTGGCAATTGAGATCAGCCTCAAGGACGTAGTGTTTGGTACGACCAAAGAGGTGATGGTCGACTCGGCAATGGTGTGTGCAACCTGCAACGGAACTGCTGCCGCACCGGGAACATCCCCTGTCACCTGCAGTGATTGTGGAGGGAGCGGATCTGTTACGCGCCTGCAAAACACGCTGCTCGGCCAAATGCGGGTCGCAGTGCCCTGCTCTAGGTGTCAGGGCCAGGGACAAACCATCGCCACGCCCTGCCCGGAATGCCACGGGGAGGGACGGGTACAGGCCAGCCGCACGGTCTCTGTGGAGATCCCAGCAGGAGTGGAAACGGGAACACGAATCCGCCTGCGGGGAGAGGGCCAGGCTGGCACAAAGGGCGCACAGGCTGGGGATCTTTACGTTGAGATCCGTGAAGTTCCGGACCCCATGTTCTCCAGGCTAGGTTTCGACCTCAACACCTCCATTACCGTGCCGATGACCACTGCCGCACTGGGAACAGTCTTCACGCTACAGACACTGGATGGGGAGAGGCAGGTAGAGATCCCGGCGGGTACTCAACCGGGCCAGAAGGTGACATTGAAAGGCTTGGGGATAAAGCGTCTGCGTGGCAGCGGGCGCGGTGACTTGCACGTTCACGTTGAAGTTGAGGTCCCCGGGAAGCTGGATGCTGAATCACGCTCACTCTTGGAGCAGTTGGCCGCGCTGCGTGGGGAGAGCCGAGTGGAGCCAGTTGGTTCACGTTCGGGCGGCTTCTTCGACAAGCTGCGCGGAAAGCGCTGA